ATTCGTTCCAGGAATTCATCTTTTTCCTTGAAATAATAATGGTCTTTTGCACCAGGAGCCTTGCCTGTCCTCGTATTTTCAATTGGCCTGAGATTGAAGTGAGCCGTTTGGTCGCCTTTGTTTCCCTGAAAAAGAGACAGATTTACTTTCTTTAAAGAAAAATAAACCTGTCCCCTTCTTTAGTTCTTTTTGATTTTATTTTTTTGGGGGTATTAGTTTGGTTTTTTGCTGGTGTGTACGCAGTCGTGGTCATCCATGTATGTCAAGGTTTTAAAATTTTGACCTATTATCCAGAATGGGAAGCCAGTTGTTTCGAGTAGCAACGCTTTGAGGTCAGTAGAAGACTCTAGTTTCCAAGCGTGAGCTTTGTTGTCGTGAACTATTATAGTGGGATATCCAAGGTCGTCTATGGTGTCGACTTTTTTCCAGAATTCAGGATCATGCTTTTTTTCGGTGTTTTTCAAGAAGTATGGATCCAGCTTCTTCGCTGGGGAGGAGAAGAACTCGATCGTTAAATCGTTGATCAGGTTGGCTAGTTCAGTTTCGCTTAGTTTTTTATTTACTAGTTTTTGCTCTTCTAAGACAGAGTCTATTTCTTTTTCTAGGTAGTTCATTGCGGGTCTCCAATTCTCGCGCGTGATACAGGCACTGATTCTAATAAGATGTGTCCTCTAACTGCGCCGCCAGTACCGCGTTTTCCCGGCGTCTGGTATCCAACATGGGGGTCTGCGGGACCATCAGTGGAAGGAACAAGGCGAGGATCATCTACGAGTGAAAAGGGGACAGATTTATTTTCTTTAACGAAAAAATAAATCTGTCCCCTTTTTTCTATTTCAGTGAGCAGCAATCCTGCGTTGTCGTAGCGATAGCGCAATTGGCTGCCGTCGGAATTGATGCGGCGGCTGACCAGATGCAGGTTGTCGGCGTATTCGTAGCGGGTGATGCGGCCGAGCTCATCGCGTTCGGCGGTGACGCGTCCGTACGGGTTGTAGGTGAAAGCACGGGTGGCGCCGCCGGGGAGGGTGACCTGAGTCAAGCGGTCGACGGCGTCCCCTTTTCAGTCCCCTTTTCAGTCCCCTTTTCAGTCAATGCCGAGATCTGTCCCCTTTTTGTTGTTCCCTTTTGATGTTCTTTTTTTCTCGGCCGCTTTTCTTGCCTGTTGTTACTTTGTTAGGTTGATTCGGCTTTGATCAGCAGGTTATTGAGTTCAGGTTCAATTTCTTCATGGGGAGTGTGTTTTATGACCTTTTTGATGAAAGGTACATATTTTTTTTCTATAGGGGCTTCTGCCCAATCGAGTTCATATATTGCAATTATTTTTACATCTTTGTAATTCGATTCGGAAAGTAAAAGTTTCAGTATTTCTATTGAGCGTTCAGTACGGTCCTCACCCAATGAGACCGCGCAACGTTGTTGCCAATATTCTGGCCTGGAAAGTATCTCTGTTGTTAAACGGTCCCATTGTTGTTTTATAAAGTCTATCAGGAAAGTTTTTGCAACAAGCTCCGTGGTGTATTCTGTCCAGTTTGAATCTTCTGAATCACCAACCCAGGCACAAAATTTTTCATAAAACTCATCTTTTTCAAAGTTGCTCATGAAATCGCTCCTGTCGAGTATGATGAAGTAACGGCGCCGTTTTTTTGATAATCTGCCATTCAACGCCATCAATAATTTTTGTGTGTTTGGTGACGAGAGCTCCAGGTTTATTTCTTAAGATTTTTCCAGGCTCTGCTGCTACTTCATCAGTAACTTTCAGTATTTTTGCGTCACTCCAACTCTTAGGTGCGAAGGTATGATTGAAAAGGGGGCAGATTAATTTTCTTCAAATAATAAATCTGTCCCTTTTGGATTGTGTCCCCTTCGGATTGTTTACCAGAGATCAATTCGGCCGCATTTGAACTCGATTAGGTCGCCAGTATTTATGCCGCCGGGTAAGTAATCATCGATTAATAGTTTGATTCCACCCACGGCCACCAGATGCTCTGATGCATTTATTACTCTGGCAATTACTTTTCGAGATAGTCCAGGTTTTTCTGTGTTCCAGATCCCTACTGTTGACTCATTTTCACAGATCATTGCATCTTTCAACGAAAAAACATGCAATGGATCATTTATTGTTTCTCCAATGATCGCGCTGCATGGTTGAGAAAAAGCGACGCAGGTAAAGTTTCCGTCACTGATCTCAACCTCCGCCTCAGCCGAATCTCTGGATATCCAACTGATGTCCTTTATTAACATTTCTATTTCTCTGTTTTTAATCCGTACGGATATTTCCATCCAATCTGAGGGTTTGCTCCGATCGTGTCTGTTTTTACCGACTTCGGTTGTGCTTTCCACCCTAAACTCGGAGCTTTGTTTTCAAAGAATGAAATGGGTTTGAGGTGCATCGTAGTAATTTCTCCAGTAGCCCTATCAACCCCAACGAGCAAACCTTTTGCACTTCCAACCCCTCCAGGAATTGCGACGTAAGCGTTTAACTCAGGTGTAAACGTCCCGTTCCGAATAACAGAGTTGGCGTCAGCTACATACTGTTCGAGTGTGTAGTTGTCGTGGCCTAGCGTTTGCCCAATTTCCTCTCCATGTTTCTCAAAGTGACGTACATCCTCTCCAGGTTTAAATTTTCTGTCCGCAATAGGCGGAGTTGGCGTCCCATCTTTT
The window above is part of the Pseudomonas fluorescens genome. Proteins encoded here:
- a CDS encoding HNH/endonuclease VII fold putative polymorphic toxin, giving the protein MSLFQGNKGDQTAHFNLRPIENTRTGKAPGAKDHYYFKEKDEFLERIRRKHFF
- a CDS encoding polymorphic toxin type 47 domain-containing protein, encoding MEKRGQIYFFVKENKSVPFSLVDDPRLVPSTDGPADPHVGYQTPGKRGTGGAVRGHILLESVPVSRARIGDPQ
- a CDS encoding HEAT repeat domain-containing protein, with the translated sequence MSNFEKDEFYEKFCAWVGDSEDSNWTEYTTELVAKTFLIDFIKQQWDRLTTEILSRPEYWQQRCAVSLGEDRTERSIEILKLLLSESNYKDVKIIAIYELDWAEAPIEKKYVPFIKKVIKHTPHEEIEPELNNLLIKAEST